The stretch of DNA CATGCCACGGATTCCACGTTCATCGGATGGACGCCGAAGAAAAGCGCCAGCCAGAACGCCCCCGCCAATCCCATCCCCAGTTCAATGCCGATAAACAGCACAAGGGCGCAGTTCGCCAGATGAAGCGCCAGATTGTCCGCGTGATAGAGCCAGGGCTTTAATCCCGCCAGCCGGTATTCAACCGCGAAGGAAAGCATTGTAAGCGGCTTGTATAACCCCCTGTGCAGCGAGGAGAACATCTCCCCGGCGGACTGCGGCGACAGCCGCGTTATCGCCGGATTGGAGACAACGTATGCGCCGTCATCCCAGTTGCGCATGAAATCCGCCTTCAGCGCGGGCGACATCGCAGCCGCCGCAAACGTAAGCACGACAATCAGCGCGCGGGCCTTGAGGTTTTTCATCGCTTTGCCCCCAGACTGGATTCCGCCATCCGCCTGCCCGCCAGCGCGGCGGGGTTGCCCGGCTCAAGCGACAAGGCTTTGTTGAAATCCTCCAATGCCTGCGCGTGTTTGCCGCCTCTGCCGTATGCGATGCCGCGGTTGACGTATGCCTGCGCGAAATCCGGCGCAACAGCCAATGCCGCACCGAAAGCCTGCGCCGCCGCGTCATAGCGATTCAATGCCAGATAGGCCACGCCCAGATGGTTTTGCGTCTGCGGATTTTGCGGCTCCAGCTTTACCGCTTTTTCAAAATCTTCCGCCGCCTTGTCATAGCGCATAAGCACGAAAAGATAGAGCTGCCCGCGCAAATCCCAGGCCATGGAAACGGGCTGTAATTCCGCCGCCTTGTTGAAATCCGCCATAGCCTCGCTGTAACGTTTCAGATTGCAGTACGCCAGCCCCCTGTTGAGATAGGCGTGGTACACGCTGGAATCCCCGGCGGCTATGGCTTTGGTGAAATCGGCGGCGGCAAGGTCGTGGCGGCCCATGGCGGCGTATGTCATGCCCCTGTTGTTATATAACCCCTCCGCCGCCTGATACGGGTTCAGTTCCAGCGCGGCGGTGAAATCGTTCTGCGCCGGCATGTATTCTTTCCTTTCCAGATATGTGTTTCCCCTGTTATAAAGAACATAGGGCAGGAATGTGGCGCGGAAAAGTTTGACGCTGCCGCTCCATACGGGTTTCTGGCGCAACGCGTCGCTCCACAGCGCGGGCGGGTCGCCCCATAGTTTCGCCCGGTCAAAGCACAGCCAGCCGCAGGCAAGAATCAGCGCGGCGGCGCAGACGGCGGCGGGAATTTTCGCTTTGGCATAAGCCTGCCCGAACAAAACTCCCGCCGCCAGGAAAACCCCCGCCGCCGCTATGTAAATGTAGCGGTCCGCCGGGAACACCTCGCCGAAAGGCAGCATTTGCGAAACCGCCAGCGCAAAAAATCCAAGCCCGAAGGCATAAGGCCGCAGAACTTGCAGCCTGAAAAAACAAAACGCCGCGCCGATAAAAGCGGCGGAAGGCAGATATTTCAGGAAAATATTGTCCGGCAGCCATACCAGCGGGTATATCGCCGACAATTTCGCCGGAAACAGCAGTTTTCCCAGATAAAACAGCAATCCGTGTCCGCAAAGCGCGAATCTGTCCGCAAGGCCCGCGCCGCCGCTGTGCGCCGCGCGCGAAATCAGCCCCCCGCCCGTCTTGAAAGTAAGCAGTATCGCCGCCGCGGCGGCCAGAAAAAACGGAAGTTTTTCCAGAAACATTTTCCGGTCCGGCGCGCGGCCCCTGTGCCAGTCCAGCAGCGGAAAAATGAAAGCTCCGCCCGCTATTGTCGGCTTTGAAAGCATTGCCGCCGCGTATAAAACCGCCGACGCCGCCAACCGCCCGCGCAGATACGCCAGCAGCGAAAACAGGAAAAAGAAACTGCACAGCAAATCCTTCCTGCCGGAAATCCACGACACGGATTCGGCATGCGCCGGATGGACGGCAAACAGCGCGGCGGCAAAAGCCGCCGCCGGAAACGCCAGCCCCAGTTCCAGCGCAAGCCAGTAAAACGCAATTCCGTTGATTATATGCAGCGCAACATTATCCGCGTGATACACCGCCGGTTTGAGCCCCGCCGCCATGTATTCCAGCCTGTAGGATAAAAATGTGAGCGGCTGGTACAGCACAAGCGAATTCGCCGCCGAAACCGGCGCGAACACCTTCCCCCACCCCGGAGCTACGACGGCAGGGTTGTTGTGCAGATAATCCGGGTCGTCCCAGTTGATGAACCCCGCGCGCAGCGCGGGCCAGAACGCCGCCAGCGTCAGCAGGGCAATCAGGGCAGAGGCAATAACATGTTTTGCCGCGCCGGGCCGGCGCAGGGCTGATGCGATGTTCATTTAGCCCCCGCGCGGGACAGGCTGTCCATGGCGACCTTTCTGCCGGCCTGCGCCAGCGCATTGCCCGGCTCAAGCGAGAGCGCTTTATTAAAATCCTCCAGCGCGGGCGCGTGCTTCCCGCTTCTGCCGTATGCTATGCCCCGGTTGGCATAAACTCGCGCCAAGGCAGGAGCCATGCGGACAGCTTCATTATAATCCTTAATGGCTTTTTCATATCTCAGTGTGGCTATATACGCATCCGCGCGCGCGATGTAAACAGCCGCATTACGCTCCATATCAAGAGCTCTGGTGAAATCGGCTATGGCCCTGTCATGGTAGCCCATGGCGGCGTAAGCCAACGCACGCCTGGGATAGACATAATTGTAATCAGGTTTTAGCTCAACCGCTTTGGTGAAATCCGCTTCCGCGCGGATGAAATAATTCAGCGCCATGTAAGCAGTCGCGCGGTTGCCGTAAAGCAGATACAGCACCTGCCCGGGAGGCGACAATTCCAGCGCGCGCGTGTAATCCGCCACCGCCTGCGCATATTGCCCGCGCGCATAATAGACCACGCCCCGGTTATTATAAGCCAGCGGCACTATCAGAGGATATTTTGCGATGGCATCGTTCCATATGGCAAGATTATCCGTCCACAGTCTGGCGCGCCCGGCGGCTGTCAAGCCCGCCGCGGCAATCACCGCGCAGGCGGCCGCAACCGGCAGAAAGACTTTCGGAACCAGTTTCGCCGGCGAGAACCAGCGCAGGGAACGCTCCATGTTATCAGGCGCGGAATAGGCCCCTCCGGCATATAAGTTCCCGCAGGAATGCCCCGCCCTCCATCGGCAAATATTGTCGCTTAAATGGGTCAGCCCCGCGCCTGCCATCAGGAAAACGCCCAGCGCTGGGATGTACAAATACCTGTCCGAAGGAGGCAGCGCCCCCATAAACGGCAGCACAGGCATCAGCGTCAGCAGAAATAACGATATCCCGAGACCGTATGCCCTTTTCTTGCGCCGGAACAGCCATATCACCGCCGCGCAAAGCGCCACCGGCAGAAAAATCGCCGCGGCACCGCGCGGTGGTGTCAGATAAGGATACAGCACCGACAATTTAATCGGCATTAGCAGCCGATGCAAAAAAGCCAGCGCTCCCGCGGCGGCAAGAGCCGCTTTTCCCATCGCCGCGGTGAAAGACTGTTCGGAAATGGTATTTTCCATAAAAAAACCGCCCGCGCGCAGCGACATCGCCAGAACTGCGGCAGCTGCGGCAAGATGCGGAACTTTTTCCGCGAAAATATTCGGCTTCCAGCCCCTGTGTTCATGCCAGTCTATCGCAAAAAGTGTGAAAACACCCATAAATATGGTTGGTTTTGAAAGCAGTGCAAGCGCGAACAGAACGGACGAGCCGATCAGCCAGCCGACATTGCGGCTTTTTAAATAGCGCATGTACATCAGCAGCATTCCCAGAAAGAACAGGCAGCACAGAACGTCTTTTCTGCCGCAGACGCCGGCTACGGATTCCACCCCTGCTGGATTGGCCGCAAAAAGCAACGCCGCAAACAGCGCGGAACCGCTGTTTGCGCACACCGCCAGCGCAAAATAATAAGCCAGCCAGCAATTTGCAATGTGCAGCATAATATTGGTCGTGTGAAATACCGCGGGATTCAAACCAGCCAGAGAATACTCAATTTTATAGGTTAACAATGTCAGTGGATGGTAGTAGCCCAGATGGGATTTTGTGAAAATGCTTCCCCAGTTCCGGTTTGGCAGCAACGGATTTGCGGTTACATACTGCTGGTCATCACCATTGATGAATCCGGCGTTGAAGACTGGCCAGAACGTCGCCACTGTCAGCCCGGCAATCAGGGCGGAGGCAATAACATGTTTTGCCGCGCCGGGCCGGCGCAGGGCTGATGCGATGCTCATTTGGCCCCCGCGCGGGACAGGCTGTCTATGGCGACCTTGCGGCCCGCCAGCGCAAGCGCATTGCCCGGCTCAAGCGAGAGCGCTTTATTAAAATCCTCCAGCGCGGGCGCGTGCTTCCCGCTTCTGCCGTATGCTATGCCCCGGTTGGCATAAGCCGCCGCAGAGCCGGGCGAAAGCCGCACAACCGCATTGTAATCGGACAAAGCCTCCGCGTAACGGTTCAATGCCGTGTATGCGGCGCCCCGGTTGGTGTATGCCTCCGGCTGATTCGGGTCCAGCGCAAGCGCGCGGCTGTAATCGGCGGCAGCATCCTCGTGGCGGCCCAGCGCCAGACACACGCCCGCCCGCCTGAAAAAACCTTCCGCGCGCAAAGGCTGCAACTCAATTATCCTGCCGAAATCGGACAATGCGGAATCGTATTGCCTCAGATTGTAATAGACAATGCCCCGGTTTATATACGCCTCGTTATAGCCCAGCCGTATCGCCTCGCTGTAATCGGCCAGGGCCGCCGCATAATCGCCGGACACGTTGCGGATATTGCCCATGTTGTTTACAATGCCCGCCCGGCCCTGATTGGGATTTAGTTGCAGCGCGGCGGAATAATCGTTCAATGCTTCGGGATATTTCTTCATGGCCAGATATGCGTTGCCCCTGTTCAGCAGGGCATTGGGCAGGAAAGCCAGTTTGTAATATTTCAGCGGCGCGCCGCCGGAGGGGGGCAGGTTCTTGGCCAGGACATCGTTCCACAAATCCAGCGGGCGGCCCCACAACGCGGCGCGCCGGGCGCAGAATTGGCCCAGCGTCAGGAACAAAACCGCAGCGCAGATGGCGGCGGCGATTTTCCGCTTTTCACAGGCCCGCCCGAACCAAATGCCGGCAATCAGGAAAATGCCCGCCGCGGGGATATAGGTGTACCTGTCCGCCGGAAATACCTCAAAAAACGGCAGCGCGGGAAGTATCGCCAGCGCAAAAAACGCAAGCCCGAAGGCATATTGCCGCTTTTCCGCGCGGAAAAGCCATGCCAGCAGCGCAATAAAAGCCGCCAGCGGCCAGTATGCGGCGAAAAACCCCTCCGGCGGCACCACAAGCGGATACAGCGCGGACAAATGAAGCGGAAAAAGCAGCTTTTTCAGATAGAACAGTATGCCCCAGCCGCACAGCGCGATTCTGCCGCCGGCATTGAAGCCCATATCGCCAACGGACTGCGGCGCGGCAAGCAGAAAGCCGCCTATCGCAAACGACAGCAGCGCAGCCGCCGCCGGAGCCAGAAAAAACGGGATTTTTTCCGCGATGATTTTGCCGCTCCAGCCGCGCCGCTGCCGCCAGTCCAGCAGCGGAAACACCAACGCCCCGGCGCCTATGGTGGGTTTTGCAAACACCGCAGCCGCGTATAACGCGGCGGAAGCCGCCAGCAGCCGCCAATTCAGCGATTTGAGATACCGCAGATAAACCAGCAGCGCGCCCAGAAAAAACGCGCAGCACAGCGGGTCCTTCATGCCGGAAATCCAGGCGACGGATTCGGCGCGCATGGGATGCAGCGCAAACAGCGCGGCGGCGAAAACCGCGCCCGCAAATTCCAGCCCCAAAGCCAGAGCAAGCCGGTAAAACAGCGCGCAGTTGAGCAGATGAAGCGAGATATTGGTTAAATGGAAAGCCGCCGGCTGCGGCCCGAAGGCGGAATATAAAACCTTGTAAACCAGAAATGCAAGCGGATGGTAAAACCCGCCGAAGGGCGAGGTGGAAAACACCGCTCCCCAGCCGCGACCGGTTACAGCGGGGTTGTTGGTGACATAGCCGGCATCGTCCCAGGTGAAAAACCCCGCGCCCGCCGCAGGCCAGTAAACCGCCGCAACCGCGGCCAGCGCGGCGGCGGCCAGAACAGGCCGGGCAATATCCGCCCGGAATCCCGGTTTGGCCGGGACAGGCGCGGCGGGCGGATTCCCTGACGAAGTCATAACCGGCGGCCCGCCCGCGCGGGCTATTTGGAGCAGGCCAGAATTCTGGGCAGGGTTACGCCGGTCTGCGCCTGGTATTTGCCTTTGCGGTCCTTGTAGGAGGTTTTGCAAACCTCGTCGGAGCCCAGGAACAGGAGCTGCGCTATCCCCTCGTTGGCGTAGATTTTGGCCGGCAGCGGGGTGGTGTTGGAAATCTCTATGGTGAGGTGGCCTTCCCACTCCGCTTCCAGCGGGGTGATGTTGACCACTATGCCGCAGCGCGCGTAGGTGCTTTTGCCCAGGCAGATTCCCAGCACGTCGCGGGGAATGCGGAAATACTCCACCGAGCGGCCCAGCGCGAAAGAGTTCGGCGGCACAACGCAGCACTGGCCTTTGTAATCCACGAAGGCCTTGGGGTCAAAATTTTTGGGGTCTATGACGGCCATGTAGACGTTGGTGAAAATTTTGAACTCGTCGGCTATCCGTATGTCGTAGCCGTAGGAGGACGGGCCGTAGGAGATTTTGCCCTCGCAATTGAGGTTCTCCTCGTACGGCTCTATCATTTTCCGCTCCAGCGACATTCTCTTTATCCATGAGTCCGATTTAATCATAACGCTCTCCTGATAGCGCCCAGCACGGCGAAGGCCTTCTCCGCCGGGTTGAGCCGGATTTTCCCCTCAAGCACGTTAAAACCGCGCCTGGAAATTTTATCCAGCAGCGCGCCGTAAATGCCGCCCATCACGGCGGCGGGCAGCATGGACGCCCTGTCTTGCGGGTCAAGCGCGGCTGCGGCAAGCGAGTAAAACTCCCGCGCGCGCGCGGCTTCCCGCTCCAGCGCGGCGGCCAGCCGTTCCCGCCGGGTCCCATTAAGAATATCATTTTCCGAAAGGCCGAATCCGCCCAAATCCTCAAGCGGGAGGTAAATGCGGTCCAGGCGGGCGTCCTCGGCGACGTCGCGGATGATGTTGGTGAGCTGCACGGCGTAACCCAGCAGCCGGGCGTATTCCCGCGCGCGTTCCGCGTGCCTGTAGCCGAAAATGCGCGCGCATAAAAGCCCCGGGGCCGAGGCGGCGCGGAACATGTACCATTCCAACTCCGCGAAGGTTTTGCAGCGGACGGGGCCGATGTCATGCTCCATGCCTTCTATAAGAAGCGCGAAATTCTCCTTTTCCAGCCCGAATTGCGTTACCGGCCCGGCAAGGCGTTTTGTTACGGGATGGGAGGGCGCGCCGGAATACAATCTGTCCAATTCCTGCCGCCAGAAATTTATGGATTCGCGCGGGTCGGAGGAGCCGGGCTCGTCC from Elusimicrobiales bacterium encodes:
- a CDS encoding tetratricopeptide repeat protein, with amino-acid sequence MNIASALRRPGAAKHVIASALIALLTLAAFWPALRAGFINWDDPDYLHNNPAVVAPGWGKVFAPVSAANSLVLYQPLTFLSYRLEYMAAGLKPAVYHADNVALHIINGIAFYWLALELGLAFPAAAFAAALFAVHPAHAESVSWISGRKDLLCSFFFLFSLLAYLRGRLAASAVLYAAAMLSKPTIAGGAFIFPLLDWHRGRAPDRKMFLEKLPFFLAAAAAILLTFKTGGGLISRAAHSGGAGLADRFALCGHGLLFYLGKLLFPAKLSAIYPLVWLPDNIFLKYLPSAAFIGAAFCFFRLQVLRPYAFGLGFFALAVSQMLPFGEVFPADRYIYIAAAGVFLAAGVLFGQAYAKAKIPAAVCAAALILACGWLCFDRAKLWGDPPALWSDALRQKPVWSGSVKLFRATFLPYVLYNRGNTYLERKEYMPAQNDFTAALELNPYQAAEGLYNNRGMTYAAMGRHDLAAADFTKAIAAGDSSVYHAYLNRGLAYCNLKRYSEAMADFNKAAELQPVSMAWDLRGQLYLFVLMRYDKAAEDFEKAVKLEPQNPQTQNHLGVAYLALNRYDAAAQAFGAALAVAPDFAQAYVNRGIAYGRGGKHAQALEDFNKALSLEPGNPAALAGRRMAESSLGAKR
- a CDS encoding tetratricopeptide repeat protein — encoded protein: MSIASALRRPGAAKHVIASALIAGLTVATFWPVFNAGFINGDDQQYVTANPLLPNRNWGSIFTKSHLGYYHPLTLLTYKIEYSLAGLNPAVFHTTNIMLHIANCWLAYYFALAVCANSGSALFAALLFAANPAGVESVAGVCGRKDVLCCLFFLGMLLMYMRYLKSRNVGWLIGSSVLFALALLSKPTIFMGVFTLFAIDWHEHRGWKPNIFAEKVPHLAAAAAVLAMSLRAGGFFMENTISEQSFTAAMGKAALAAAGALAFLHRLLMPIKLSVLYPYLTPPRGAAAIFLPVALCAAVIWLFRRKKRAYGLGISLFLLTLMPVLPFMGALPPSDRYLYIPALGVFLMAGAGLTHLSDNICRWRAGHSCGNLYAGGAYSAPDNMERSLRWFSPAKLVPKVFLPVAAACAVIAAAGLTAAGRARLWTDNLAIWNDAIAKYPLIVPLAYNNRGVVYYARGQYAQAVADYTRALELSPPGQVLYLLYGNRATAYMALNYFIRAEADFTKAVELKPDYNYVYPRRALAYAAMGYHDRAIADFTRALDMERNAAVYIARADAYIATLRYEKAIKDYNEAVRMAPALARVYANRGIAYGRSGKHAPALEDFNKALSLEPGNALAQAGRKVAMDSLSRAGAK
- a CDS encoding tetratricopeptide repeat protein; translated protein: MTSSGNPPAAPVPAKPGFRADIARPVLAAAALAAVAAVYWPAAGAGFFTWDDAGYVTNNPAVTGRGWGAVFSTSPFGGFYHPLAFLVYKVLYSAFGPQPAAFHLTNISLHLLNCALFYRLALALGLEFAGAVFAAALFALHPMRAESVAWISGMKDPLCCAFFLGALLVYLRYLKSLNWRLLAASAALYAAAVFAKPTIGAGALVFPLLDWRQRRGWSGKIIAEKIPFFLAPAAAALLSFAIGGFLLAAPQSVGDMGFNAGGRIALCGWGILFYLKKLLFPLHLSALYPLVVPPEGFFAAYWPLAAFIALLAWLFRAEKRQYAFGLAFFALAILPALPFFEVFPADRYTYIPAAGIFLIAGIWFGRACEKRKIAAAICAAVLFLTLGQFCARRAALWGRPLDLWNDVLAKNLPPSGGAPLKYYKLAFLPNALLNRGNAYLAMKKYPEALNDYSAALQLNPNQGRAGIVNNMGNIRNVSGDYAAALADYSEAIRLGYNEAYINRGIVYYNLRQYDSALSDFGRIIELQPLRAEGFFRRAGVCLALGRHEDAAADYSRALALDPNQPEAYTNRGAAYTALNRYAEALSDYNAVVRLSPGSAAAYANRGIAYGRSGKHAPALEDFNKALSLEPGNALALAGRKVAIDSLSRAGAK
- the dcd gene encoding dCTP deaminase — protein: MIKSDSWIKRMSLERKMIEPYEENLNCEGKISYGPSSYGYDIRIADEFKIFTNVYMAVIDPKNFDPKAFVDYKGQCCVVPPNSFALGRSVEYFRIPRDVLGICLGKSTYARCGIVVNITPLEAEWEGHLTIEISNTTPLPAKIYANEGIAQLLFLGSDEVCKTSYKDRKGKYQAQTGVTLPRILACSK
- a CDS encoding squalene/phytoene synthase family protein, with protein sequence MNGNAGPERPSSFAPAFFFLPPRKREALAAVYGFCRAVDDAVDEPGSSDPRESINFWRQELDRLYSGAPSHPVTKRLAGPVTQFGLEKENFALLIEGMEHDIGPVRCKTFAELEWYMFRAASAPGLLCARIFGYRHAERAREYARLLGYAVQLTNIIRDVAEDARLDRIYLPLEDLGGFGLSENDILNGTRRERLAAALEREAARAREFYSLAAAALDPQDRASMLPAAVMGGIYGALLDKISRRGFNVLEGKIRLNPAEKAFAVLGAIRRAL